One Pectobacterium cacticida genomic window, GCGTCTGCTATCTTGGGTACGATTCTGGGCGTGGCGCTGGCGATGTCGCGCGGCGTATGGAGCGCGCTGCTGGCACTGGTGCTAGGGTTCTTCCGCGCAATACCGGTCATCATGCTGATTTTCTGGACCTATTTTTTACTCCCGATCGTTTTTGGCGTCGATATCCCTGAAATTACCACCGTCGTATGTGCGCTGGCGCTGATTGCGTCGGCGTATCTGGCGCATGGCGTAAAGGCGGGCATTGTCGCGATTGGACGCGGCCAGTGGCAGGCCGGACTCTCGCTGGGATTAAGCCGCTGGCAGGTGTTGTGGCAGATTGTCCTGCCGCAGGCGCTGCGGATGATGGTGCCCTCCTTCATTAATCAGTGGATTTCCCTGATTAAAGACACCTCACTGGCCTACATTGTCGGCGTCGGTGAACTGACGTTTCTTGCGACACAAGTCAATAACCGCAGCATGGTCTACCCGATGGAAGTTTTCCTGTTTGTCGCGCTGGTCTACTTCGTGTTTTGCCTGTCGCTGGAACTGCTGGCAAACCGGGTTAACGCCCGTTTTAACCCGCAGGAAAAACAACCAAAGCGCCGTTTGCTGTGGTGGCGCAATAAACCAGCCTGAAGATGATAATTGTTCAAAAACCTATTTGGCAGAACAAAACGGACGTAACGGAATAGAAGAGTAAAGCATTTGCGCCAGCCGAGCATGCAGGGACGTACTTGCAGCGTCTTTACGATCTCTCCGTTACTCCCGCTCTGCCACCTTAAGAGCCTATCCCAATAGGCCTTTGCTTCTACGCCGTGATATTCCAGCCTTTCTCGCGCCAGATTTGCGGCAGTTCGCGCATATCGTCAAACATTGTGACCAGCGGGTGATGAATCGGCTGATTGTGGGGGTCGGCGCAGTAATAGAACACCGGAATACCCGCCGTGATGCCCGCTTGTACGCCTGCGGCGGAGTCTTCAACCAGAATGCAGTGCTCGATGGGAAGCTGTAGTTGCTCGGCGGCGTGATACAGCACCGCCGGATCGGGCTTCCACTTTTTCAGATCGTAGCCGCTATAGAGATGGTCGCCAAACAGATCGAGCATCTGTGTCAGGCCGAGCGAATGCTGCATCTTACTGACCGGGCCGTTGGAAACCACGGCCATCGGAACGGTGATAGACTGCACTAGCTCACGTGCGCCCTCGATAGGTTGCAGAAATTCATCGAACAGACGTCTTACCTCTTGCCGGAAATGGCGCTCCGCATCTTCTATCGATACCGTTAAGCCGTGCTGCTGGCTGATGCGGGCTATGATCTCGTACAGCTTCACGCCCTTATACGTTTTTATCACCTCCTCCAGCGATAAGTTCACCCCATAGGGGATGAAGATATTTACATAGGCCTGGCAACACAGCACTTCACTATCAACCAGTGTGCCATCACAGTCGAAGAAGACGCATTCAATACGGGGCATGACCTATCCTTATGATGAGATAAACGTTGACGCCTCTACTTTATCCCATTAGCGCGATATTACGACCAGCAATGTTAGTTTCTGGGCCTTGATCCTAAGAGGTAGAGCCTTAATTCAGGAGATATTTGGCGCCATCGCCATGAGGTCATTGCTTTCGCTTATATGATGAAAAAAAAGGGAGGAGCGGCGTAAAAAACGGTGTTTTGTTATAGGATACCCCACGACGGTTATTTCCTTCCTTTGGATTGTTACTCATGAATAAATCACAACCCGATCTTGCTACTGGGCAAGGCCTGTTGGAGCGTGTGTTTAAACTCAAGCAGCACGGTACGACAGTACGTACGGAAACCATTGCCGGTTTCACGACGTTTTTGACGATGGTTTACATTGTTTTTGTTAACCCGCAGATATTGGGCGCGGCGGGAATGGATACCAAAGCCGTTTTCGTGACCACCTGCCTGATTGCGGCATTCGGCAGTATTCTTATGGGGCTGTTGGCTAATCTGCCGGTGGCGCTGGCGCCCGCTATGGGGTTGAATGCTTTTTTTGCCTTTGTGGTGGTGGGGGCGATGGGGCTGCCATGGCAGGTAGCGATGGGCGCTATTTTTTGGGGCGCAATCGGTTTCCTGCTGCTGACTCTTTTCCAGATCCGCTATTGGATGATCGCTAATATTCCGCTTAGCCTGAGACTCGGTATCGCCAGCGGTATTGGGTTATTCATCGCCATGATGGGGCTGAAAAATGCGGGCATTATCGTTGCTAATCCTGAAACGCTGGTGACGATTGGTAACCTGACGTCACACAGCGTGCTGTTGGGTGCGCTGGGTTTTTTCATCATTGTGGCGCTGGCCTCACGCAATATTCACGCTGCGATACTGATTTCCATCGTGGTGACCACTTCGATAGGTCTGCTGCTGGGAGATGTTAAGTTTTCGGGCGTTTTTTCCTTACCGCCTAGCGTAACGAGTGTCGTCGGCCAGGTCGATCTGGCGGGCGCGCTGAATCTGGGGATGTCGGGCATCATCTTCTCCTTCATGTTGGTTAATCTGTTCGATTCTTCCGGTACGCTCATCGGTGTGACGGATAAAGCCGGTCTGGTGGATGCGCAGGGTAAGTTCCCGCGCATGAAGCAGGCGCTGTATGTCGATAGTATCAGCTCTGTGGCAGGGTCGTTTATCGGGACATCGTCCGTCACGGCCTATATTGAAAGTTCCTCCGGCGTCTCTGTCGGTGGGCGTACTGGCCTGACCGCCGTGGTCGTAGGGTTGCTGTTTCTTCTGGTTATTTTCCTGTCACCGTTGGCGGGTATGGTGCCTGCCTACGCGGCGGCTGGCGCGCTGATTTATGTCGGCGTATTGATGACGTCCAGCCTGGCGCGAGTGAAGTGGGATGATTTAACCGAAGCCGTTCCGGCTTTTATCACCGCGGTGATGATGCCATTCAGCTTCTCTATTACCGAAGGGATCGCGCTTGGCTTTATCTCTTATTGTGTGATGAAGTTGGCGACGGGGCGTTGGC contains:
- a CDS encoding amino acid ABC transporter permease, whose product is MDFTIITDNLGYLMWGTFPDGPLGGAALTLAMSLLAGIASAILGTILGVALAMSRGVWSALLALVLGFFRAIPVIMLIFWTYFLLPIVFGVDIPEITTVVCALALIASAYLAHGVKAGIVAIGRGQWQAGLSLGLSRWQVLWQIVLPQALRMMVPSFINQWISLIKDTSLAYIVGVGELTFLATQVNNRSMVYPMEVFLFVALVYFVFCLSLELLANRVNARFNPQEKQPKRRLLWWRNKPA
- the yieH gene encoding 6-phosphogluconate phosphatase, whose protein sequence is MPRIECVFFDCDGTLVDSEVLCCQAYVNIFIPYGVNLSLEEVIKTYKGVKLYEIIARISQQHGLTVSIEDAERHFRQEVRRLFDEFLQPIEGARELVQSITVPMAVVSNGPVSKMQHSLGLTQMLDLFGDHLYSGYDLKKWKPDPAVLYHAAEQLQLPIEHCILVEDSAAGVQAGITAGIPVFYYCADPHNQPIHHPLVTMFDDMRELPQIWREKGWNITA
- a CDS encoding NCS2 family permease — translated: MNKSQPDLATGQGLLERVFKLKQHGTTVRTETIAGFTTFLTMVYIVFVNPQILGAAGMDTKAVFVTTCLIAAFGSILMGLLANLPVALAPAMGLNAFFAFVVVGAMGLPWQVAMGAIFWGAIGFLLLTLFQIRYWMIANIPLSLRLGIASGIGLFIAMMGLKNAGIIVANPETLVTIGNLTSHSVLLGALGFFIIVALASRNIHAAILISIVVTTSIGLLLGDVKFSGVFSLPPSVTSVVGQVDLAGALNLGMSGIIFSFMLVNLFDSSGTLIGVTDKAGLVDAQGKFPRMKQALYVDSISSVAGSFIGTSSVTAYIESSSGVSVGGRTGLTAVVVGLLFLLVIFLSPLAGMVPAYAAAGALIYVGVLMTSSLARVKWDDLTEAVPAFITAVMMPFSFSITEGIALGFISYCVMKLATGRWREISPCVMVVALLFLLKIVFIDGH